Proteins encoded in a region of the Lepeophtheirus salmonis chromosome 6, UVic_Lsal_1.4, whole genome shotgun sequence genome:
- the Gyf gene encoding uncharacterized protein Gyf isoform X1 codes for MAETSMNFGPEWIRTLTERGSHSKGGGSVSGGRGEMSNSSRCSTSSRSALGEVKFYSSSWGPRYTKEEMLDRVRSMFGGPEEEPDENVMFPPKYLDKDYTRCDPTLWFKKEDEDPDVGGPGLPANSDASLRFYKKEGLLSTLAEDPLGDPPFERHRSLDASHSSKGPRSYERSMSDRGGRSKWYDRPTAEEKFNGVSSPRKAYTRVPFDDWRKTPTKNEDEWRNIRQPNRWSVWRSPSEGDATFRKYEFSKSNAISPSSKNPKWRDESSFKLVSRTGTNFSSRGGAHSSAFRRRHESIDTLPEWAHDDVPIEKIGGSFDSAGKFQQPIKLMENDNYLMNPEKDKGSPKGDLIEEQHDGEDKNYQIGNHHQVQESPYASNGNENHDGGGEKPDRFINLSKKDIQSSIELESASSEVILSDNPDKVSNNSLTNHVEVVTKGQTKEVPGSIMSQLDAKKMPLQDSMDNATSSVGMNKPSIRMPETTEEYKWIYLDPEGKTQGSFPSIQMLDWFQKGYFPPDLRLRRTIDKRFLQLSEFTKLCGYIPFLPGLRLPPLDAEDEVQKLQQQLIEREQQASYMRQFQAQLLMQQLVQQQEQQQQQQQQHFISLQQQQPQPPPPQQQPPLQPPRSDPPLLNKLMQMLGTSPAAPPVANPNILSGMERPPLINAPEQVSIHPSNPINHLMAQQSGVRPQFSDVIPSSSNMTNPLDVSQKPSSPATTTTSSQNYDPIKSLLAQLQLSVQPQNVNTGNYFIPSEASNSDPLSHRILPDSSQPPQPPQHSTSLGQNSIWDVERNNIPYSSEQQQQTQQMSSVSHIWNKSDHQQSQVSYDNDMKFQIQRASSMDLQKQQEIHQKNELEKQQALLKQQELEKKKEELRLQQEKIEKQQELIRQSEFETYSNEQQRSLHHHQQLQDKNDSNLNNNNHSSELVKDNNFDCDPERNTDTVEDVNFDDFVKPKFTEKKDRKNRKAEEKRKNREAKKENLMTQQKYIPGMEGSLKPVEPVVAVPIEHDDYQYAQETQQQALIRLHEEQQAVLIEKEKQVPPHPVIQPKLAPWAKKMEETTNNDLSLAEIQKIEAEHEHEARILKEARELQMKELNKVVEEESKESFITAKTNWQQNTEAEDFLQIIEEEYRLEKARQEKEKTNKKNRKKDMGLAQASVWGSGSTNLSWASKTGTNIASQVPQQQQNLHNAPIKTVVANPTVVGFWDDTSSLKSRSSDDAPVVNKPKKSSKKVKEDSNNKGNSSSGVSGDSDKGRQRNKFEDWCTNALKSYTVQVDIPTFLSFLESIDCPFEVNDYVNSYIGEGKGPKSFAKEYLERRSKWRNSLKKNNKMEDNLMAPATAINPGEYSEFQSVKGSKAKNKRPKPGKGQKMDVSHLLGFSVASDRVNAGELDIPQ; via the exons ATGGCTGAAACATCCATGAATTTTGGTCCTGAATGGATCCGTACCTTGACGGAAAGAGGGAGTCACAGCAAGGGCGGCGGAAGTGTAAGTGGAGGTCGAGGAGAAATGAGTAATAGTAGTAGATGCTCCACAAGCAGCCGGAGTGCCCTGGGAGAGGTGAAGTTCTATAGTTCGAGTTGGGGTCCCCGTTACACAAAAGAGGAGATGTTGGATCGTGTGCGCTCCATGTTTGGGGGTCCGGAGGAAGAGCCCGACGAAAACGTGATGTTTCCTCCCAAGTATCTGGACAAGGACTACACCCGATGTGATCCCACCCTCTGGTTCAAAAAGGAGGACGAGGACCCTGATGTGGGAGGGCCCGGACTTCCCGCCAATTCCGACGCATCCCTCcgattctataaaaaagaaggcttactCTCCACTCTTGCAGAAGATCCTCTGGGGGATCCGCCTTTTGAGAGACATCGAAGCCTGGACGCCTCTCACTCTTCTAAAG GTCCTCGATCTTATGAGCGATCCATGAGCGACAGAGGAGGAAGATCCAAATGGTACGACAGGCCCACAGCCGAAGAAAAGTTCAACGGAGTCTCTTCTCCTAGGAAAGCATACACTCGGGTTCCATTCGATGACTGGCGTAAGACTCCTACTAAAAATGAAGACGAGTGGAGAAACATCAGACAGCCAAATAGATGGAGTGTTTGGCGATCACCTTCAGAGGGGGATGCAACCTTTAGAAAATATGAGTTCTCCAAATCCAATGCTATATCTCCTTCATCCAAAAATCCCAAATGGCGTGATGAATCCTCTTTTAAATTGGTTTCTCGAACTGGAACGAACTTTAGCTCACGTGGGGGAGCACATTCCTCTGCTTTTCGTCGACGACATGAATCCATTGATACTCTACCAGAGTGGGCACATGATGATGTGCCGATTGAAAAAATAGGTGGAAGTTTCGATTCTGCTGGAAAGTTTCAACAACCCATTAAACTGATGGAGAATGACAACTATCTTATGAATCCAGAAAAAGACAAGGGCTCCCCCAAAGGAGATTTAATAGAGGAGCAGCACGATGGGGAAgataaaaattaccaaattgGAAATCATCATCAGGTTCAAGAAAGTCCATATGCTAGTAATGGGAACGAAAATCATGATGGTGGGGGTGAGAAGCCTGATAGATTTATAAATCTATCGAAAAAGGATATTCAATCCTCTATTGAGCTAGAGTCTGCATCTTCGGAGGTTATCTTATCTGATAATCCCGATAAGGTTTCTAATAATTCTCTCACTAATCATGTAGAAGTAGTGACTAAAGGCCAAACAAAGGAGGTTCCGGGAAGTATTATGTCACAATTGGATGCTAAAAAGATGCCACTTCAGGACTCTATGGACAATGCAACCTCTTCTGTGGGAATGAATAAACCTTCTATACGAATGCCAGAAACGACAGAAgaatataaatggatttatttaGATCCTGAAGGAAAGACACAAGGCTCATTTCCGAGTATTCAAATGTTGGATTGGTTCCAAAAGGGCTACTTTCCTCCAGATCTTCGTCTCAGAAGAACAATTGACAAACGATTTTTACAACTTTCAGAATTTACTAAATTATGTGGCTACATACCCTTTTTACCAGGACTGCGCCTCCCTCCTTTAGATGCTGAAGATGAAGTTCAGAAGCTACAACAACAGCTTATTGAGCGGGAGCAGCAGGCTTCATATATGAGACAATTCCAAGCACAACTATTAATGCAGCAATTGGTTCAACAACAAGAACAACAGCAGCAGCAACAGCAACAACATTTTATATCGTTGCAGCAACAGCAGCCTCAACCACCACCACCGCAACAACAACCACCGCTGCAACCACCTAGATCGGATCCCCctcttttaaacaaattaatgcAGATGCTGGGTACAAGTCCTGCGGCACCACCAGTAGCTAACCCTAATATTTTAAGCGGAATGGAACGACCGCCTCTGATTAATGCCCCCGAACAGGTTTCCATCCATCCATCGAATCCCATAAATCATCTTATGGCCCAACAGTCCGGTGTTCGACCACAATTTTCCGATGTTATTCCATCATCTTCTAACATGACGAATCCTTTGGACGTGTCTCAAAAGCCTTCATCTCCCGCTACTACTACTACGTCCTCTCAAAACTATGATCCAATCAAATCCCTTCTGGCTCAACTTCAACTTAGTGTTCAACCCCAAAATGTGAACACAggcaattattttattcctagTGAAGCATCGAATAGCGATCCTCTATCTCATAGAATTCTACCTGATTCTTCGCAACCGCCACAACCTCCACAACATTCTACCTCCTTAGGTCAAAACTCTATTTGGGATGTTGAACGAAATAATATTCCTTATAGTAGTGAACAACAGCAACAAACACAACAAATGTCCTCAGTGTCACATATTTGGAATAAATCCGATCATCAACAATCCCAAGTCAGTTATGACAATGACATGAAGTTTCAAATCCAACGAGCAAGCAGCATGGATCTTCAAAAACAGCAGGAAATCCACCAGAAAAATGAGCTTGAAAAGCAACAAGCTTTACTTAAACAACAAGagcttgaaaagaaaaaagaagaactacgtttacaacaagaaaaaattgagaaacaaCAGGAACTCATCCGGCAATCAGAGTTTGAAACGTATAGTAATGAACAACAGCGATCCTTGCATCATCACCAGCAGCTGCaagataaaaatgattcaaatttaaacaataacaaTCATAGTTCTGAATTGGTGAAGGATAATAATTTCGATTGTGATCCGGAGCGCAATACTGACACCGTTGAAGATgttaattttgatgattttgtcaAGCCGAAATTCACTGAGAAAAAGGACCGTAAGAACCGAAAAgctgaagaaaaaagaaagaataggGAGGCTAAAAAGGAGAACTTGATGACACAACAAAAATACATCCCTGGAATGGAGGGCTCACTTAAACCCGTGGAGCCTGTCGTTGCTGTTCCTATAGAACACGATGATTATCAATATGCTCAGGAAACACAACAACAGGCATTAATCAGATTGCACGAAGAGCAACAAGCTGTATTAATTGAAAAGGAGAAACAAGTACCTCCCCATCCAGTTATTCAGCCAAAGTTGGCTCCCTGGgctaaaaaaatggaagaaactACAAACAATGATTTAAGCCTGGCTGAAATACAAAAGATTGAAGCCGAACATGAACATGAAGCTCGCATTCTAAAGGAAGCTCGGGAACTCCAAATGAAAGAGTTGAATAAAGTTGTGGAAGAAGAATCAAAGGAGTCATTCATCACCGCAAAAACTAATTGGCAACAAAATACTGAGGCTGAAGATTTCCTTCAAATCATTGAAGAAGAATATCGACTGGAAAAGGCACgacaagaaaaagagaaaacaaataaaaaaaatagaaaaaaagatatgggACTGGCACAAGCCTCTGTCTGGGGCTCCGGTAGTACAAACTTATCTTGGGCCTCAAAAACGGGCACAAATATTGCTTCACAAGTACCGCAACAACAACAGAATCTGCACAACGCCCCCATCAAGACTGTTGTTGCGAATCCTACTGTTGTAGGGTTTTGGGATGATACTTCTTCACTTAAATCCAGGAGTAGTGATGATGCTCCTGTTGTTAATAAGCCCAAAAAGTCATCGAAAAAAGTGAAGGAGGATAGTAACAACAAGGGTAACAGTAGTAGTGGTGTCTCTGGAGATTCCGATAAAGGAAGGCAACGTAATAAATTTGAAGACTGGTGCACCAACGCCCTCAAGTCTTACACTGTTCAAGTTGATATTCctacttttttgtcatttttagaaTCCATTGACTGTCCttttgag gTGAACGATTATGTGAATAGTTATATTGGTGAAGGTAAAGGCCCTAAAAGTTTCGCAAAAGAATACTTGGAGCGTCGTTCAAAGTGGagaaattcattgaaaaaaaataataaaatggaagaTAACCTAATGGCTCCAGCTACTGCCATTAATCCGGGAGAATATTCTGAATTTCAATCTGTAAAGGGaagtaaagcaaaaaataaacgGCCAAAGCCTGGAAAAGGACAAAAAATGGATGTGAGTCACCTTCTTGGTTTCTCAGTTGCCTCTGATAGAGTGAACGCAGGAGAATTAGACATACCTCAGTGA
- the Gyf gene encoding uncharacterized protein Gyf isoform X2: MWEGPDFPPIPTHPSDSIKKKAYSPLLQKILWGIRLLRDIEAWTPLTLLKVVACPRSYERSMSDRGGRSKWYDRPTAEEKFNGVSSPRKAYTRVPFDDWRKTPTKNEDEWRNIRQPNRWSVWRSPSEGDATFRKYEFSKSNAISPSSKNPKWRDESSFKLVSRTGTNFSSRGGAHSSAFRRRHESIDTLPEWAHDDVPIEKIGGSFDSAGKFQQPIKLMENDNYLMNPEKDKGSPKGDLIEEQHDGEDKNYQIGNHHQVQESPYASNGNENHDGGGEKPDRFINLSKKDIQSSIELESASSEVILSDNPDKVSNNSLTNHVEVVTKGQTKEVPGSIMSQLDAKKMPLQDSMDNATSSVGMNKPSIRMPETTEEYKWIYLDPEGKTQGSFPSIQMLDWFQKGYFPPDLRLRRTIDKRFLQLSEFTKLCGYIPFLPGLRLPPLDAEDEVQKLQQQLIEREQQASYMRQFQAQLLMQQLVQQQEQQQQQQQQHFISLQQQQPQPPPPQQQPPLQPPRSDPPLLNKLMQMLGTSPAAPPVANPNILSGMERPPLINAPEQVSIHPSNPINHLMAQQSGVRPQFSDVIPSSSNMTNPLDVSQKPSSPATTTTSSQNYDPIKSLLAQLQLSVQPQNVNTGNYFIPSEASNSDPLSHRILPDSSQPPQPPQHSTSLGQNSIWDVERNNIPYSSEQQQQTQQMSSVSHIWNKSDHQQSQVSYDNDMKFQIQRASSMDLQKQQEIHQKNELEKQQALLKQQELEKKKEELRLQQEKIEKQQELIRQSEFETYSNEQQRSLHHHQQLQDKNDSNLNNNNHSSELVKDNNFDCDPERNTDTVEDVNFDDFVKPKFTEKKDRKNRKAEEKRKNREAKKENLMTQQKYIPGMEGSLKPVEPVVAVPIEHDDYQYAQETQQQALIRLHEEQQAVLIEKEKQVPPHPVIQPKLAPWAKKMEETTNNDLSLAEIQKIEAEHEHEARILKEARELQMKELNKVVEEESKESFITAKTNWQQNTEAEDFLQIIEEEYRLEKARQEKEKTNKKNRKKDMGLAQASVWGSGSTNLSWASKTGTNIASQVPQQQQNLHNAPIKTVVANPTVVGFWDDTSSLKSRSSDDAPVVNKPKKSSKKVKEDSNNKGNSSSGVSGDSDKGRQRNKFEDWCTNALKSYTVQVDIPTFLSFLESIDCPFEVNDYVNSYIGEGKGPKSFAKEYLERRSKWRNSLKKNNKMEDNLMAPATAINPGEYSEFQSVKGSKAKNKRPKPGKGQKMDVSHLLGFSVASDRVNAGELDIPQ; encoded by the exons ATGTGGGAGGGCCCGGACTTCCCGCCAATTCCGACGCATCCCTCcgattctataaaaaagaaggcttactCTCCACTCTTGCAGAAGATCCTCTGGGGGATCCGCCTTTTGAGAGACATCGAAGCCTGGACGCCTCTCACTCTTCTAAAGGTAGTTGCTT GTCCTCGATCTTATGAGCGATCCATGAGCGACAGAGGAGGAAGATCCAAATGGTACGACAGGCCCACAGCCGAAGAAAAGTTCAACGGAGTCTCTTCTCCTAGGAAAGCATACACTCGGGTTCCATTCGATGACTGGCGTAAGACTCCTACTAAAAATGAAGACGAGTGGAGAAACATCAGACAGCCAAATAGATGGAGTGTTTGGCGATCACCTTCAGAGGGGGATGCAACCTTTAGAAAATATGAGTTCTCCAAATCCAATGCTATATCTCCTTCATCCAAAAATCCCAAATGGCGTGATGAATCCTCTTTTAAATTGGTTTCTCGAACTGGAACGAACTTTAGCTCACGTGGGGGAGCACATTCCTCTGCTTTTCGTCGACGACATGAATCCATTGATACTCTACCAGAGTGGGCACATGATGATGTGCCGATTGAAAAAATAGGTGGAAGTTTCGATTCTGCTGGAAAGTTTCAACAACCCATTAAACTGATGGAGAATGACAACTATCTTATGAATCCAGAAAAAGACAAGGGCTCCCCCAAAGGAGATTTAATAGAGGAGCAGCACGATGGGGAAgataaaaattaccaaattgGAAATCATCATCAGGTTCAAGAAAGTCCATATGCTAGTAATGGGAACGAAAATCATGATGGTGGGGGTGAGAAGCCTGATAGATTTATAAATCTATCGAAAAAGGATATTCAATCCTCTATTGAGCTAGAGTCTGCATCTTCGGAGGTTATCTTATCTGATAATCCCGATAAGGTTTCTAATAATTCTCTCACTAATCATGTAGAAGTAGTGACTAAAGGCCAAACAAAGGAGGTTCCGGGAAGTATTATGTCACAATTGGATGCTAAAAAGATGCCACTTCAGGACTCTATGGACAATGCAACCTCTTCTGTGGGAATGAATAAACCTTCTATACGAATGCCAGAAACGACAGAAgaatataaatggatttatttaGATCCTGAAGGAAAGACACAAGGCTCATTTCCGAGTATTCAAATGTTGGATTGGTTCCAAAAGGGCTACTTTCCTCCAGATCTTCGTCTCAGAAGAACAATTGACAAACGATTTTTACAACTTTCAGAATTTACTAAATTATGTGGCTACATACCCTTTTTACCAGGACTGCGCCTCCCTCCTTTAGATGCTGAAGATGAAGTTCAGAAGCTACAACAACAGCTTATTGAGCGGGAGCAGCAGGCTTCATATATGAGACAATTCCAAGCACAACTATTAATGCAGCAATTGGTTCAACAACAAGAACAACAGCAGCAGCAACAGCAACAACATTTTATATCGTTGCAGCAACAGCAGCCTCAACCACCACCACCGCAACAACAACCACCGCTGCAACCACCTAGATCGGATCCCCctcttttaaacaaattaatgcAGATGCTGGGTACAAGTCCTGCGGCACCACCAGTAGCTAACCCTAATATTTTAAGCGGAATGGAACGACCGCCTCTGATTAATGCCCCCGAACAGGTTTCCATCCATCCATCGAATCCCATAAATCATCTTATGGCCCAACAGTCCGGTGTTCGACCACAATTTTCCGATGTTATTCCATCATCTTCTAACATGACGAATCCTTTGGACGTGTCTCAAAAGCCTTCATCTCCCGCTACTACTACTACGTCCTCTCAAAACTATGATCCAATCAAATCCCTTCTGGCTCAACTTCAACTTAGTGTTCAACCCCAAAATGTGAACACAggcaattattttattcctagTGAAGCATCGAATAGCGATCCTCTATCTCATAGAATTCTACCTGATTCTTCGCAACCGCCACAACCTCCACAACATTCTACCTCCTTAGGTCAAAACTCTATTTGGGATGTTGAACGAAATAATATTCCTTATAGTAGTGAACAACAGCAACAAACACAACAAATGTCCTCAGTGTCACATATTTGGAATAAATCCGATCATCAACAATCCCAAGTCAGTTATGACAATGACATGAAGTTTCAAATCCAACGAGCAAGCAGCATGGATCTTCAAAAACAGCAGGAAATCCACCAGAAAAATGAGCTTGAAAAGCAACAAGCTTTACTTAAACAACAAGagcttgaaaagaaaaaagaagaactacgtttacaacaagaaaaaattgagaaacaaCAGGAACTCATCCGGCAATCAGAGTTTGAAACGTATAGTAATGAACAACAGCGATCCTTGCATCATCACCAGCAGCTGCaagataaaaatgattcaaatttaaacaataacaaTCATAGTTCTGAATTGGTGAAGGATAATAATTTCGATTGTGATCCGGAGCGCAATACTGACACCGTTGAAGATgttaattttgatgattttgtcaAGCCGAAATTCACTGAGAAAAAGGACCGTAAGAACCGAAAAgctgaagaaaaaagaaagaataggGAGGCTAAAAAGGAGAACTTGATGACACAACAAAAATACATCCCTGGAATGGAGGGCTCACTTAAACCCGTGGAGCCTGTCGTTGCTGTTCCTATAGAACACGATGATTATCAATATGCTCAGGAAACACAACAACAGGCATTAATCAGATTGCACGAAGAGCAACAAGCTGTATTAATTGAAAAGGAGAAACAAGTACCTCCCCATCCAGTTATTCAGCCAAAGTTGGCTCCCTGGgctaaaaaaatggaagaaactACAAACAATGATTTAAGCCTGGCTGAAATACAAAAGATTGAAGCCGAACATGAACATGAAGCTCGCATTCTAAAGGAAGCTCGGGAACTCCAAATGAAAGAGTTGAATAAAGTTGTGGAAGAAGAATCAAAGGAGTCATTCATCACCGCAAAAACTAATTGGCAACAAAATACTGAGGCTGAAGATTTCCTTCAAATCATTGAAGAAGAATATCGACTGGAAAAGGCACgacaagaaaaagagaaaacaaataaaaaaaatagaaaaaaagatatgggACTGGCACAAGCCTCTGTCTGGGGCTCCGGTAGTACAAACTTATCTTGGGCCTCAAAAACGGGCACAAATATTGCTTCACAAGTACCGCAACAACAACAGAATCTGCACAACGCCCCCATCAAGACTGTTGTTGCGAATCCTACTGTTGTAGGGTTTTGGGATGATACTTCTTCACTTAAATCCAGGAGTAGTGATGATGCTCCTGTTGTTAATAAGCCCAAAAAGTCATCGAAAAAAGTGAAGGAGGATAGTAACAACAAGGGTAACAGTAGTAGTGGTGTCTCTGGAGATTCCGATAAAGGAAGGCAACGTAATAAATTTGAAGACTGGTGCACCAACGCCCTCAAGTCTTACACTGTTCAAGTTGATATTCctacttttttgtcatttttagaaTCCATTGACTGTCCttttgag gTGAACGATTATGTGAATAGTTATATTGGTGAAGGTAAAGGCCCTAAAAGTTTCGCAAAAGAATACTTGGAGCGTCGTTCAAAGTGGagaaattcattgaaaaaaaataataaaatggaagaTAACCTAATGGCTCCAGCTACTGCCATTAATCCGGGAGAATATTCTGAATTTCAATCTGTAAAGGGaagtaaagcaaaaaataaacgGCCAAAGCCTGGAAAAGGACAAAAAATGGATGTGAGTCACCTTCTTGGTTTCTCAGTTGCCTCTGATAGAGTGAACGCAGGAGAATTAGACATACCTCAGTGA